The following are encoded in a window of Manihot esculenta cultivar AM560-2 chromosome 8, M.esculenta_v8, whole genome shotgun sequence genomic DNA:
- the LOC110619975 gene encoding putative serine/threonine-protein kinase isoform X2 encodes MKFSLCGFSCFSSSSRKPTINTTTPGEQNHDNLRIFSSEELQIATDGFSSSNKIGEGAFGSVYRGQLRDGSIVAVKVLSVEVESMRGEREFITELAALCNIKHENLVKLQGCCVDGANRYLIFDYMENNSLAQILFGKEKNRMKFSWEARRDISLGVARGMAYLHEEFQPHLVHRDIKASNILLDQNFTPKVADFGLSRILTDKASHVSTKVAGTLFGVLLLEIISGRSAVDFDLELGEHYLVQKAWQAYKDNKLIKVVDNTLNLNFPEEEALRFLMIGLLCVQETAKLRPRMSTVAKMLTNETDIRDVQISQPGQLPDLKNIRLHQKQTSESSSSRERTWTTVMSLPSTTYF; translated from the exons ATGAAGTTCTCTCTTTGTGGTTTCAGTTGTTTCTCCTCCTCTAGCAGAAAACCCACCATCAATACAACTACTCCAG GTGAACAGAACCATGACAATCTGCGAATTTTCTCTTCTGAAGAACTGCAAATCGCCACTGATGGCTTCTCTTCCTCGAACAAAATTGGGGAAGGTGCATTCGGTTCTGTATACAGG GGCCAGCTGAGGGATGGCTCCATTGTAGCTGTCAAGGTTCTTTCTGTGGAGGTGGAATCGATGcgtggagagagagagttcatAACTGAGTTAGCAGCACTGTGTAATATCAAGCATGAAAATCTCGTTAAACTTCAAGGATGCTGTGTTGATGGAGCCAACAGATATTTGATCTTCGATTACATGGAAAACAATAGCCTAGCTCAAATCCTCTTTG GCAAAGAGAAAAACAGGATGAAATTTAGCTGGGAAGCAAGGAGGGATATTTCTTTAGGAGTTGCTCGTGGGATGGCTTATCTTCATGAGGAGTTTCAACCTCATCTTGTGCATAGAGATATAAAAGCAAGCAATATACTTCTTGATCAAAATTTTACTCCCAAGGTGGCTGATTTTGGTCTTTCCAGGATACTTACAGACAAGGCTTCACATGTTAGTACTAAGGTTGCAGGCACACT TTTTGGAGTGCTGCTGTTGGAAATTATCAGCGGACGATCAGCTGTGGATTTTGACTTGGAACTTGGTGAACATTACCTAGTTCAAAAG GCATGGCAAGCCTACAAGGACAACAAACTTATAAAGGTGGTAGACAATACTCTTAATCTGAACTTCCCAGAAGAAGAAGCTCTTCGGTTCTTGATGATCGGCCTACTTTGCGTGCAAGAAACAGCCAAGCTCCGACCACGAATGTCAACGGTTGCTAAAATGTTGACTAATGAAACTGACATCAGAGATGTTCAGATTTCTCAACCTGGACAACTTCCAGATCTCAAAAATATCAGATTACATCAGAAACAAACATCTGAAAGCTCTTCCTCCAGGGAAAGAACATGGACAACCGTCATGAGCTTGCCTAGTACTACATATTTTTAA
- the LOC110620175 gene encoding 60S ribosomal protein L12: MPPKFDPSQVVDVFVRVTGGEVGAASSLAPKIGPLGLSPKKIGEDIAKETAKDWKGLRVTVKLTVQNRQAKVSVVPSAAALVIKALKEPERDRKKTKNIKHSGNISLDDVIEIAKVMRPRSMAKDLSGTVKEILGTCVSVGCTVDGKDPKDLQQEITDGEVEIPLD; the protein is encoded by the coding sequence ATGCCGCCAAAGTTCGATCCAAGCCAAGTGGTGGACGTTTTCGTCCGGGTCACCGGAGGTGAGGTCGGAGCTGCATCATCTCTCGCTCCAAAAATTGGTCCTCTTGGTCTCTCTCCAAAGAAGATTGGTGAAGATATTGCCAAGGAAACGGCCAAGGATTGGAAGGGTCTACGTGTCACCGTCAAGCTTACTGTCCAGAACCGTCAGGCTAAGGTCTCAGTGGTTCCTTCCGCTGCTGCTCTTGTCATCAAGGCATTGAAGGAGCCTGAGCGTGACAGGAAGAAGACGAAGAATATCAAGCACAGTGGAAACATTTCGCTGGATGACGTGATCGAGATTGCTAAGGTAATGCGGCCTAGATCAATGGCTAAGGACTTGAGCGGGACCGTCAAGGAGATATTGGGAACTTGCGTGTCTGTTGGGTGTACAGTTGATGGGAAGGACCCGAAAGACCTCCAGCAGGAGATTACTGATGGTGAGGTTGAGATTCCTCTTGATTGA
- the LOC110619974 gene encoding serine/threonine-protein kinase-like protein CCR1, whose protein sequence is MQSFFFLLLFLLISCIGVSGFGSMGPISAAFGDNGFFCAIDASGKQGVICWTKNNTLPSSSSSSSSSSPSSTSSGYFSSIPAMTSLSGGEGFLCGILANSSQAFCWSSIYSGQDLIPSIYRNTAYWQIAAGKNHVCAVRGSYYSGHDSGTIDCWDIVKTTNNSLTSMQSSRFYDQSISNLVFSKVVSGEGYSCGRVREGGVVCWGPNSASLGVSSVSDNYNVLASGRVSLCGILEESNEIKCWGISNDSFSSHPVGTQFVSLTAGSNHFCGIREDNHGVECWGSFNLSSVPKGGSGFTAIASSDFTTCGIREDDLVIDCWFANGTSPPEYNPPLELFSPGLCGPGPCGEGEFVFNASFLNEPDLTSLCVRKDLKICFPCASNCSQGFFLSSPCTDNADRVCTACSLCQNSSCWDVCGMQSSAQKQWHHLLRLVIIIGSSALGFILILISCCILSRSIVTPKEEGSKKQFKSCIGKPELENDNASDSYQLTSMASCPGVAQVFRLSELRDATNGFKEFNKLGRGSYGFVYKAVLTDGRQVAVKRANAATIIHTNSRDFEMELEVLCNIRHRNIVNLLGYCSEMGERLLVYEYMPHGTLHDHLHSGLSPLNWSLRLKIAMQAAKGLEYLHKEAEPPIVHRNVKTSNILLDSDWGARIADFGLLTANEKDLGAGGDMKTDVYNFGIVLLEILSGRKAYDGDSTPPNIVDWAIPIIKQGKAAAIIDRYVALPRNFEPLLKLADIAELAVREDPNNRPTMSDLATWLEQIVNDGLTF, encoded by the coding sequence ATGCAgtctttcttctttctcctcctcttcctcctcatTTCCTGTATTGGGGTATCTGGGTTTGGATCCATGGGCCCTATCTCCGCCGCATTTGGAGATAACGGTTTCTTCTGCGCCATTGACGCCAGTGGCAAGCAGGGTGTTATCTGTTGGACAAAGAACAACACTTTGCCATCCTcatcctcctcttcttcctcctcttcccCATCGTCCACATCCTCCGGTTATTTTAGCAGCATTCCCGCTATGACGTCCCTCTCTGGCGGCGAAGGATTTCTATGTGGAATTTTAGCAAACAGTTCACAAGCTTTCTGTTGGAGCTCAATTTACTCGGGTCAAGATCTCATTCCTTCTATCTATAGAAACACTGCGTATTGGCAAATCGCTGCAGGCAAGAATCATGTTTGTGCTGTTAGGGGATCTTACTATTCTGGTCACGATTCGGGTACAATCGATTGTTGGGATATCGTGAAGACTACTAATAATAGTTTAACTTCTATGCAAAGCAGCCGATTTTATGACCAGTCCATCAGTAATCTTGTTTTTAGTAAGGTTGTATCTGGTGAAGGTTACAGTTGTGGCAGGGTCAGAGAAGGAGGAGTAGTTTGTTGGGGGCCAAACTCAGCGAGCTTGGGCGTTTCAAGTGTATCAGACAATTACAATGTTTTAGCTTCAGGGAGGGTTTCTCTATGTGGAATTTTAGAAGAGTCTAATGAGATCAAGTGCTGGGGCATTAGCAATGATTCATTTTCGAGCCATCCAGTTGGGACCCAGTTTGTGTCCTTAACTGCTGGCTCTAACCATTTTTGTGGAATTAGAGAAGATAATCATGGTGTTGAGTGTTGGGGAAGCTTTAATTTGTCATCTGTTCCCAAGGGAGGTTCTGGATTTACTGCAATCGCTTCATCTGATTTCACTACATGTGGAATCAGGGAAGATGATTTGGTTATTGATTGCTGGTTTGCCAATGGAACTTCGCCACCAGAGTACAATCCTCCACTGGAGTTGTTCAGTCCAGGGCTATGTGGTCCTGGCCCTTGTGGTGAGGGAGAGTTTGTTTTCAATGCAAGCTTTCTAAATGAGCCAGATTTGACAAGCTTGTGTGTTAGGAAGGATTTAAAGATTTGTTTCCCGTGTGCATCGAATTGCTCCCAAGGTTTTTTCTTGTCTAGTCCATGTACTGATAATGCTGATAGAGTATGCACAGCTTGCTCTCTTTGCCAAAACAGTTCTTGTTGGGATGTTTGTGGTATGCAATCATCTGCACAGAAACAATGGCACCACTTGCTTAGGTTAGTTATTATAATTGGATCTTCCGCATTGGGTTTCATTTTGATATTAATCAGTTGTTGTATTCTTTCACGTTCGATTGTCACTCCAAAAGAAGAAGGATCAAAAAAGCAGTTTAAATCTTGCATAGGAAAACCTGAGTTGGAAAATGACAATGCTTCAGATTCATACCAGCTTACATCCATGGCTTCTTGTCCTGGTGTGGCTCAAGTATTCCGACTCTCGGAGCTAAGAGATGCCACCAATGGTTTCAAAGAGTTCAATAAGCTTGGCAGGGGAAGCTATGGTTTTGTTTATAAAGCTGTCCTAACAGATGGGAGACAAGTTGCAGTCAAGAGGGCAAATGCTGCCACAATAATCCACACTAACAGTAGGGATTTTGAAATGGAATTAGAAGTCCTATGCAATATTCGACATCGAAATATTGTGAACTTGTTGGGTTATTGCTCAGAGATGGGAGAGAGGCTGCTTGTTTATGAGTATATGCCTCATGGCACACTTCATGATCACCTCCACAGCGGACTTTCTCCCTTGAATTGGAGCCTTAGGTTGAAGATTGCAATGCAGGCAGCAAAGGGGCTTGAGTACCTCCACAAGGAAGCTGAGCCTCCTATTGTCCATCGAAATGTCAAGACTTCAAACATTCTTTTGGATTCTGACTGGGGAGCACGAATTGCAGATTTTGGGCTTCTTACTGCAAATGAGAAGGATCTTGGTGCTGGTGGAGACATGAAAACTGATGTTTACAATTTTGGGATTGTACTTCTAGAGATTCTTAGTGGAAGAAAAGCATATGATGGAGATAGCACTCCTCCAAATATAGTTGACTGGGCAATTCCAATAATTAAACAGGGCAAGGCAGCTGCCATAATTGATCGATATGTGGCTCTTCCAAGAAATTTTGAGCCATTACTTAAACTTGCTGATATAGCAGAATTGGCTGTCAGGGAAGATCCTAATAACCGTCCTACTATGTCAGATTTGGCAACTTGGTTGGAGCAAATTGTGAATGATGGATTGACCTTCTAA
- the LOC110619997 gene encoding aquaporin PIP2-4 yields MAKDVEVGGQGSGFQAKDYSDPPPAPLIDAEEFTQWSFYRAIIAEFIATLLFLYITVLTVIGYKSQTDPAKNADACGGVGILGIAWAFGGMIFILVYCTAGISGGHINPAVTFGLFLARKVSLVRAILYMAAQCLGAICGCGLVKAFQKAYYTRYGGGANELADGYSKGTGLGAEIIGTFVLVYTVFSATDPKRNARDSHVPVLAPLPIGFAVFMVHLATIPVTGTGINPARSFGAAVIYNQDKAWDDQWIFWVGPFIGAAIAALYHQYILRAGAVKALGSFRSTSNI; encoded by the exons ATGGCCAAGGACGTTGAAGTTGGAGGACAAGGCAGTGGGTTCCAAGCCAAGGACTACAGCGACCCCCCACCTGCACCATTGATCGATGCTGAGGAGTTTACTCAATGGTCCTTTTATAGAGCTATCATTGCTGAGTTCATAGCAACTCTTTTGTTTTTGTACATCACTGTTTTGACTGTGATTGGTTACAAGAGCCAGACTGACCCTGCCAAGAACGCCGATGCATGTGGCGGTGTTGGGATTCTCGGTATCGCCTGGGCCTTCGGGGGTATGATCTTCATTCTTGTTTACTGCACTGCTGGTATCTCAG gTGGGCATATAAACCCTGCTGTGACTTTTGGGCTATTTTTGGCGAGGAAGGTGTCTCTGGTGCGAGCTATATTGTACATGGCAGCTCAGTGTTTGGGAGCCATATGTGGATGTGGGCTCGTGAAGGCCTTTCAAAAGGCTTATTACACTAGGTATGGTGGTGGAGCCAATGAGCTTGCTGATGGGTACAGCAAGGGCACTGGATTAGGAGCTGAGATCATTGGTACTTTTGTTCTTGTCTACACTGTATTTTCTGCTACTGATCCCAAAAGGAATGCCAGAGACTCCCATGTCCCT GTCTTGGCTCCACTCCCAATTGGATTTGCTGTGTTCATGGTTCATCTGGCCACAATTCCAGTCACTGGCACTGGCATCAACCCAGCTAGGAGCTTTGGAGCTGCTGTGATCTACAACCAGGACAAGGCCTGGGATGACCAA tgGATTTTCTGGGTTGGGCCTTTCATTGGTGCTGCAATTGCTGCACTCTACCACCAATACATCTTGAGAGCAGGTGCTGTTAAAGCTCTAGGATCTTTCAGGAGCACTTCCAACATataa
- the LOC110621037 gene encoding uncharacterized protein LOC110621037, whose translation MDFKSLRTQILGGPIVRRLLLRAFMLASALSVIPFIQILSGNDPVLLDSVYFHECDSPFTGTNLFQNRFLKPILNTFECKEDVNLTMDVVRELMVKRLLDYGSNALYVGEGSASAVYALRELGFANACGAHRHPFFSIKHRKVVYELQYADNFFDFVLSRDLDEVSVPAVLVLEIERVLKPGGIGAMLVGVSGLNPNGLIRSATPVSSLLKASNVIHVGYVHEYTLVVFQKRFEKVGSFEQFRLPADCQSFLNNKPFLEHLEPLVEKKEMGSEKHIAYLPNFIDVLSRKKLVYIEIGAAERLNSSVANWFIPSYPVDHKALDIYFVDHNTSVLLSCVKKPGVTFIYYPGLAGDKITASISDVEDLDPSVEDEGFDFLSWFRETVEYADFVVLKMKAGKAELKFLADLYESGAICFVDELFLSCGDRVDDNGSVSKDCMDLLKSLRSSGMYVHQWWGD comes from the coding sequence ATGGATTTTAAGTCCCTGAGAACCCAGATCCTGGGTGGGCCAATAGTCAGGCGCTTGCTGTTACGTGCATTTATGCTCGCCTCGGCTCTTTCTGTCATTCCTTTCATCCAAATCCTTTCTGGGAATGATCCAGTATTGCTCGATTCTGTGTACTTCCATGAATGTGATTCGCCCTTTACGGGCACGAATTTGTTTCAGAATCGGTTTTTGAAACCCATTTTGAACACATTTGAGTGCAAGGAAGATGTTAATTTGACCATGGATGTTGTTAGAGAGCTAATGGTTAAGCGACTGCTGGATTATGGTTCAAATGCTCTGTATGTCGGTGAAGGATCGGCCTCTGCCGTGTATGCATTGCGAGAGTTGGGATTTGCCAATGCTTGTGGGGCGCACCGACACCCCTTTTTCTCTATCAAGCATAGGAAGGTCGTTTATGAGCTTCAATATGCAGACAATTTCTTTGATTTTGTCCTCTCTAGGGACCTAGATGAGGTTTCCGTCCCTGCAGTTCTCGTGCTTGAGATTGAGCGTGTTCTGAAGCCCGGTGGAATCGGGGCTATGCTCGTGGGTGTTAGTGGTTTGAACCCAAATGGCTTGATTAGATCTGCTACGCCCGTCTCATCATTATTGAAAGCCTCCAATGTAATACATGTTGGTTATGTTCATGAATATACATTGGTGGTTTTCCAGAAAAGATTTGAAAAGGTTGGTTCCTTTGAGCAATTCCGCCTACCAGCTGATTGCCAATCTTTTCTGAATAACAAACCCTTTTTGGAACATTTAGAACCCCTTGTGGAGAAGAAGGAAATGGGATCTGAGAAACATATTGCATATTTGCCCAATTTCATTGATGTGCTTTCTAGGAAAAAGTTGGTGTATATTGAAATTGGTGCAGCAGAACGTCTGAACTCTAGTGTTGCTAATTGGTTCATTCCATCTTATCCTGTGGATCACAAGGCTTTAGATATTTATTTTGTTGACCACAACACTTCAGTTCTGCTTTCATGTGTTAAAAAACCTGGCGTTACCTTCATTTACTATCCTGGCCTTGCTGGAGACAAGATTACTGCGTCAATTTCTGATGTTGAAGATCTAGATCCTTCCGTGGAAGATGAGGGATTTGATTTCCTTTCTTGGTTTAGAGAAACAGTGGAGTATGCAGATTTTGTAGTTCTAAAGATGAAAGCAGGAAAGGCAGAATTGAAATTCCTCGCAGACTTGTATGAAAGCGGAGCCATATGCTTTGTTGACGAGCTGTTCCTTAGCTGCGGAGATCGTGTGGATGACAATGGTTCGGTGAGCAAGGACTGCATGGATCTGCTCAAGAGCCTTAGAAGCAGTGGCATGTATGTCCACCAATGGTGGGGAGATTAA
- the LOC110621644 gene encoding probable E3 ubiquitin-protein ligase LOG2, producing MGNIGSSGVHGRRRHGSRRSHPPTPPPAAPQPEITGNRYVFAAATPYPSQYPNPNPPPYYQYPGYYHPPPPAMPVPLPAPYDHHHRVDPSHWVGGRYPCAPMMAPPLPYVEHQKAVTIRNDVNLKKESLRLEPDEENPGRFLVAFTFDATVAGSITVMFFAKEGEDCTLTPMKENLLPPVTVTFQQGLGQKFRQPSGTGIDYSVFEERDLTKVGEMDVYPLAVKAEASPPNQNEEEGNQISGITNSQITQAVFEKEKGEYQLRVAKQILWVNGMRYELQEIYGIGNSVEDAVDANDPGKECVICLSEPRDTTVLPCRHMCMCSECAKVLRFQTNRCPICRQPVERLLEIKVNNGPDE from the exons ATGGGAAATATTGGTAGCAGCGGTGTCCACGGGCGCCGGAGGCACGGTAGTCGCCGTAGCCATCCTCCTACGCCGCCACCAGCAGCTCCACAACCGGAAATCACCGGTAACCGGTACGTATTTGCTGCGGCCACTCCTTACCCTTCGCAATACCCCAATCCTAATCCACCACCGTACTACCAGTACCCTGGGTATTATCATCCGCCTCCACCGGCCATGCCTGTGCCGTTGCCAGCCCCTTATGATCATCACCACCGCGTCGACCCTTCGCATTGGGTTGGCGGCAGGTATCCGTGTGCGCCTATGATGGCTCCACCGCTGCCTTACGTGGAGCACCAGAAGGCGGTTACAATAAGAAACGACGTTAACTTGAAGAAGGAAAGTTTGAGGCTTGAGCCAGACGAGGAGAACCCAGGAAGGTTTCTTGTTGCCTTCACATTTGATGCTACTGTTGCTGGAAG CATCACTGTTATGTTCTTTGcaaaagaaggtgaggattgTACTCTGACACCAATGAAGGAAAACCTTCTTCCACCAGTGACAGTAACTTTCCAACAAGGTCTTGGGCAGAAATTCAGGCAGCCTTCAGGAACTGGGATTGATTACTCAGTTTTTGAGGAGAGAGATTTAACGAAAGTGGGTGAGATGGATGTCTATCCTCTAGCTGTGAAGGCAGAGGCTTCCCCTCCTAATCAGAATGAAGAAGAAGGAAACCAAATATCTGGAATCACAAATTCTCAGATAACGCAAGCAGTGTTTGAGAAGGAGAAAGGCGAGTACCAGTTGAGAGTAGCAAAGCAGATTTTATGGGTGAATGGGATGAGGTATGAGCTGCAGGAAATATATGGGATTGGGAATTCAGTTGAGGACGCCGTGGATGCAAATGACCCGGGAAAGGAATGCGTGATTTGCCTGTCAGAGCCACGGGATACAACTGTTCTTCCCTGCAGGCACATG TGTATGTGCAGTGAATGCGCGAAGGTTTTGAGGTTCCAAACGAATCGGTGTCCGATTTGCAGACAACCAGTGGAGAGGCTTTTAGAGATAAAGGTCAACAACGGGCCTGATGAATGA
- the LOC110619975 gene encoding putative serine/threonine-protein kinase isoform X1 — MKFSLCGFSCFSSSSRKPTINTTTPGEQNHDNLRIFSSEELQIATDGFSSSNKIGEGAFGSVYRGQLRDGSIVAVKVLSVEVESMRGEREFITELAALCNIKHENLVKLQGCCVDGANRYLIFDYMENNSLAQILFGKEKNRMKFSWEARRDISLGVARGMAYLHEEFQPHLVHRDIKASNILLDQNFTPKVADFGLSRILTDKASHVSTKVAGTLGYLAPEYAITGHLTRKSDVYSFGVLLLEIISGRSAVDFDLELGEHYLVQKAWQAYKDNKLIKVVDNTLNLNFPEEEALRFLMIGLLCVQETAKLRPRMSTVAKMLTNETDIRDVQISQPGQLPDLKNIRLHQKQTSESSSSRERTWTTVMSLPSTTYF, encoded by the exons ATGAAGTTCTCTCTTTGTGGTTTCAGTTGTTTCTCCTCCTCTAGCAGAAAACCCACCATCAATACAACTACTCCAG GTGAACAGAACCATGACAATCTGCGAATTTTCTCTTCTGAAGAACTGCAAATCGCCACTGATGGCTTCTCTTCCTCGAACAAAATTGGGGAAGGTGCATTCGGTTCTGTATACAGG GGCCAGCTGAGGGATGGCTCCATTGTAGCTGTCAAGGTTCTTTCTGTGGAGGTGGAATCGATGcgtggagagagagagttcatAACTGAGTTAGCAGCACTGTGTAATATCAAGCATGAAAATCTCGTTAAACTTCAAGGATGCTGTGTTGATGGAGCCAACAGATATTTGATCTTCGATTACATGGAAAACAATAGCCTAGCTCAAATCCTCTTTG GCAAAGAGAAAAACAGGATGAAATTTAGCTGGGAAGCAAGGAGGGATATTTCTTTAGGAGTTGCTCGTGGGATGGCTTATCTTCATGAGGAGTTTCAACCTCATCTTGTGCATAGAGATATAAAAGCAAGCAATATACTTCTTGATCAAAATTTTACTCCCAAGGTGGCTGATTTTGGTCTTTCCAGGATACTTACAGACAAGGCTTCACATGTTAGTACTAAGGTTGCAGGCACACT AGGATACCTTGCTCCAGAATACGCCATTACAGGACATTTGACACGAAAATCGGATGTTTACAGTTTTGGAGTGCTGCTGTTGGAAATTATCAGCGGACGATCAGCTGTGGATTTTGACTTGGAACTTGGTGAACATTACCTAGTTCAAAAG GCATGGCAAGCCTACAAGGACAACAAACTTATAAAGGTGGTAGACAATACTCTTAATCTGAACTTCCCAGAAGAAGAAGCTCTTCGGTTCTTGATGATCGGCCTACTTTGCGTGCAAGAAACAGCCAAGCTCCGACCACGAATGTCAACGGTTGCTAAAATGTTGACTAATGAAACTGACATCAGAGATGTTCAGATTTCTCAACCTGGACAACTTCCAGATCTCAAAAATATCAGATTACATCAGAAACAAACATCTGAAAGCTCTTCCTCCAGGGAAAGAACATGGACAACCGTCATGAGCTTGCCTAGTACTACATATTTTTAA